Proteins encoded in a region of the Anoxybacillus amylolyticus genome:
- the ltrA gene encoding group II intron reverse transcriptase/maturase produces the protein MLMERILSRGNLLTALKRVEQNKGSHGIDGMSVKDLRRHLYENWDSLREELRTGTYQPAPVRRVEIPKPNGGVRMLGIPTVTDRFIQQAIAQVLTPIFDPTFSENSYGFRPNRRAHDAVRKAKEYIKEGYRWVVDIDLEKFFDKVNHDQLMGILAKRIEDRILLKLIRKYLQSGVMINGVVQITEEGTPQGGPLSPLLSNILLDQLDKELEARGHQFVRYADDCNIYVKSWKAGQRVMKSVSTFLEQHLKLKVNREKSAVDRPWKRKFLGFSFTFHKDPKVRIAKESMERLKRKIREITSRSKPYPMEVRVERLNQYLTGWCGYFALADTPSKFKEIDEWIRRRLRMCEWKQWKKPKTRVRKLIGLGIPEYKAYEWGNTRKKYWRIAHSPILHKTLDNSYWSQRGLKSLYNRYEFLRQS, from the coding sequence ATGTTAATGGAACGAATCTTGTCACGTGGAAATCTTCTAACGGCGCTCAAACGAGTGGAACAAAATAAAGGAAGTCACGGCATCGATGGAATGTCCGTAAAAGACCTACGAAGACATCTCTATGAAAACTGGGACTCCCTCCGGGAAGAGTTAAGAACAGGAACCTACCAACCTGCACCCGTACGTCGTGTCGAAATCCCGAAACCAAATGGCGGAGTGAGGATGTTAGGAATACCTACCGTGACAGATCGTTTCATTCAACAAGCAATCGCTCAAGTGTTAACCCCAATCTTTGACCCAACCTTTTCGGAAAATAGTTATGGGTTTCGTCCGAATCGGAGGGCTCATGATGCGGTAAGGAAGGCGAAAGAATATATCAAAGAGGGTTACCGCTGGGTGGTCGATATAGACTTAGAGAAATTCTTTGATAAAGTCAATCACGACCAATTGATGGGGATACTCGCCAAGCGAATCGAAGACCGCATCCTACTGAAGTTGATACGAAAATATCTTCAATCAGGAGTCATGATAAATGGGGTTGTCCAAATAACGGAAGAAGGAACACCGCAGGGAGGACCGCTTAGTCCACTTCTATCCAACATTCTCCTAGACCAATTGGACAAAGAGTTGGAAGCAAGGGGGCACCAATTTGTCCGATATGCGGATGACTGCAACATCTATGTGAAGTCATGGAAAGCAGGACAGCGTGTGATGAAATCGGTATCGACCTTCCTCGAACAGCACCTAAAATTGAAGGTAAACAGAGAGAAATCAGCAGTAGACCGTCCGTGGAAACGGAAGTTTCTAGGGTTCAGTTTCACCTTTCACAAAGATCCAAAGGTGCGAATAGCCAAAGAAAGCATGGAACGGCTGAAAAGAAAAATACGAGAAATAACTTCTCGGTCGAAGCCTTATCCGATGGAAGTAAGGGTGGAAAGACTGAACCAATACCTCACAGGATGGTGCGGATACTTCGCGCTAGCAGATACCCCGAGCAAATTCAAAGAAATAGACGAGTGGATAAGAAGAAGGCTGAGAATGTGTGAATGGAAACAATGGAAGAAACCTAAAACAAGAGTTAGAAAGCTGATTGGATTAGGGATTCCAGAATACAAAGCATACGAATGGGGAAACACCAGAAAGAAATACTGGCGAATCGCCCACAGCCCAATTCTACACAAAACCCTCGACAACTCCTATTGGAGCCAACGAGGGCTGAAAAGTCTGTAT